A single window of Doryrhamphus excisus isolate RoL2022-K1 chromosome 5, RoL_Dexc_1.0, whole genome shotgun sequence DNA harbors:
- the hnrnpm gene encoding heterogeneous nuclear ribonucleoprotein M, whose protein sequence is MSNEQSEIVSDKALEEQTAPDQQPQQQGEMNGKAKHEGNMSRKERPQKRGGGGRFEPYGNVNKRYRVFVSNIPYDVKWQSLKDLMKEKVGDVTYVEHLMDAEGKSRGCAVVEFRTEELMRKAVEKVNKHNLNGRPLKVKEDPDGVIAQREINKSGGPQGGMGGMDRMNMDRMGPGPNGPMVNIPPSLMNNPNIPMEIIHGLQAGRIGNTVFVANLDYKVGWKKLKEVFSMAGVVMRTDILEDKEGKSRGMGTVTFDLPIEAVQAVSMLNGQLLFNRVMHVKLDEKSMPKDFGPPERGASLPRGLSGVGLGLGPGGQPIDANQLNRGGGGGMGNMGVGGMDGMGFGNMGNRMGGGGMDNFGGMNMDRFGSSGMGRMNDMDRGIGGGFDREFGRNEMGMSRNSFGDSFDRGNSMGMDRMNAGMDRLGTNMDRIGGMDRMGGMDRMDRPSDIDRMGSGFDRMGSGMDRLGPSMDRLSGGVDRMSSSMDRLGPAGFDRMGPSSLDRMGTGLDFGSPMGMDRMGNTGLDRMSSNFDRMGSSGGLDRFPSGGLDRMSSGMDRMGSGGVGQFDRSADLDRGFGGNSFGGAGAGGPGAGPGNIRKGCQIFVRNLPFDFTWKMLKDTFNTCGMVQYADIKMENGKSKGCGVVRFDNPETAERACRTMNGYRLNGREIDVRIDRNA, encoded by the exons ATGTCTAACGAGCAGAGCGAAATTGTTTCGGACAAGGCACTCGAGGAGCAGACGGCGCCGGATCAACAGCCGCAGCAGCAAGG AGAGATGAACGGCAAAGCCAAGCACGAGGGCAACATGAGCAGGAAGGAGAGGCCCCAGAAGAGAGGCGGCGGCGGACGCTTTGAGCCCTACGGAAACGTCAACAAGCGATACCGAGTTTTTGTCAGCAACATCCCTTACGATGTGAAATGGCAATCCCTGAAAGACCTGATGAAGGAGAAAG TGGGTGATGTAACGTACGTGGAACACTTAATGGACGCAGAAGGCAAATCAAGG GGTTGTGC TGTGGTTGAGTTCAGGACCGAGGAATTGATGAGGAAAGCCGTGGAGAAGGTCAACAAGCACAACCTCAATGGGCGTCCCCTGAAAGTGAAGGAG GACCCTGATGGCGTGATAGCTCAGAGGGAAATCAACAAGAGTGGAGGCCCCCAAGGTGGCATGGGAGGAATGGATCGCATGAACATGGATAGAATGGGCCCTGGACCAAATGGCCCCATGGTCAACATCCCTCCCAGCCTGATGAACAACCCCAACATTCCCATGGAGATCATCCATGGCCTGCAAGCGGGACGGATTGGCAACACGGTCTTTGTTGCAAAT CTTGACTACAAAGTAGGCTGGAAGAAGCTGAAGGAGGTGTTCAGCATGGCTGGTGTTGTGATGAGGACCGACATTCTTGAGGACAAGGAAGGCAAGAGCAGAGGCATGGGCACAGTAACCTTTGACTTGCCCATTGAAGCCGTCCAAGCTGTCT CCATGTTGAATGGACAGCTGTTGTTCAACCGGGTCATGCACGTGAAACTG GATGAAAAGTCGATGCCCAAAGATTTTGGACCACCTGAAAGGGGTGCTTCGCTTCCTC GTGGCCTAAGCGGTGTGGGTTTGGGCTTGgggcctggtggccagcccatcGATGCTAACCAACTCAATAGAGGTGGTGGCGGTGGAATGGGCAACATGGGTGTTGGAG GAATGGATGGGATGGGCTTTGGTAACATGGGAAATCGTATGGGGGGAGGAG GCATGGACAACTTTGGAGGAATGAACATGGATCGTTTTGGCTCTTCTGGGATGGGCAGAATGAATG ATATGGACCGAGGCATTGGTGGTGGGTTTGACAGGGAGTTTGGTCGAAATGAAATGGGCATGTCTCGCAATAGTTTTGGAGATTCTTTTGATAGAG GAAATTCCATGGGTATGGACCGCATGAATGCTGGAATGGACCGTCTGGGAACAAACATGGATCGCATTGGAGGCATGGACAGGATGGGGGGCATGGACAGAATGGACCGTCCTTCCGACATTGACAGAATGGGCTCTGGCTTTGACCGAATGGGCTCAGGGATGGACCGGCTTGGGCCCAGCATGGACAGGCTCAGCGGCGGTGTCGACCGCATGAGCTCCAGTATGGATCGCCTCGGCCCGGCCGGGTTCGACCGCATGGGCCCTTCAAGTTTGGATCGCATGGGTACTGGTCTGGACTTTGGCTCTCCAATGGGCATGGATCGCATGGGCAACACTGGGCTTGACAGAATGTCCAGCAACTTTGACCGCATGGGGTCGTCGGGAGGTCTGGACCGCTTTCCATCTGGTGGCCTCGATCGTATGAGCTCTGGGATGGACAGGATGGGATCTGGTGGTGTGGGTCAGTTTGATCGTTCTGCTGACTTGGATCGTGGATTTGGAGGCAATTCCTTTGGAGGCGCTGGAGCAGGAGGCCCTGGAGCAGGACCAGGAAATATCAGAAAGGGATGCCAGATTTTTGTCCGTAAT ctACCATTTGACTTCACCTGGAAGATGCTGAAGGATACGTTCAATACGTGTG gcATGGTGCAGTATGCTGACATCAAGATGGAAAATGGCAAGTCCAAGGGCTGTGGTGTGGTTCGCTTCGACAACCCTGAGACGGCCGAGCGTGCCTGCCGTACCATGAATGGCTATCGCCTGAACGGAAGAGAAATCGACGTTAGGATTGACAGGAATGCATAA
- the dmap1 gene encoding DNA methyltransferase 1-associated protein 1 has translation MATGADVRDILELTGGDNDGPISKKDLINSDKKKSKKTTETLTFKRPEGMHREVYALLYSDKKDAPPLLPSDTTQGYRTVKAKLGCKKVRPWKWMPFTNPARRDGAIFHHWRRAAEEGKDYPFARFNKTVQIPVYSEQEYQMHLHDDGWTKAETDHLFDLCKRFDLRFVVVHDRYDHQQYRKRSVEDLKERYYGICGKLTKVRAASGTEPKIYIFDAGHERRRKEQLDKLFNRTPEQVAEEEYLIQELRKIETRKKEREKKAQDLQKLIKAADTTTELRRAEKRVSKKKLPQKRETEKPAVPETAGIKFPDFKSSGVTLRSQRMKLPSSVGQKKIKAIEQILAEQGVDLNPMPTEEIVQMFNELRSDLVLLYELKQAHSNCEYEQQMLRHRYEALLKAGSAGACGGLAAAASQGIDAGGANSNVASTLVGESQAWPNTDDIKVEAKEQIIDVVGAPLTPNSRKRRESASSSSSVKKVKKP, from the exons ATGGCTACCGGTGCGGACGTCAGGGATATTCTGGAGTTGACAGGAGGGGACAATGATGGGCCCATCAGTAAGAAGGACCTCATCAATTCTGACAAG AAAAAATCCAAGAAGACAACTGAAACGCTGACCTTCAAGAGGCCAGAGGGAATGCACAGAGAAGTCTACGCGCTGCTGTATTCCGATAAAAA GGATGCACCCCCGCTTCTGCCAAGCGACACCACCCAGGGTTACAGGACAGTTAAAGCCAAGCTCGGCTGTAAAAAGGTTCGCCCCTGGAAGTGGATGCCTTTCACCAATCCGGCTCGAAGGGATGGCGCCATATTCCATCACTGGCGACGGGCGGCGGAAGAAGGCAAAGACTACCCTTTCGCCCGCTTCAACAAG ACCGTACAGATACCCGTGTACTCGGAACAGGAATACCAGATGCATCTCCATGACGACGGGTGGACAAAAGCAGAGACGGACCACCTGTTTGATCTGTGCAAGCGCTTTGACCTACGCTTTGTTGTCGTACATGACCGATATGACCACCAGCAGTACAGA AAACGATCCGTAGAGGACCTCAAAGAGCGATACTACGGCATCTGTGGGAAGCTGACCAAGGTCCGTGCGGCCTCAGGGACTGAGCCCAAAATCTACATCTTTGACGCTGGCCATGAAAGGCGGCGTAAAGAGCAACTGGACAAGCTCTTCAATCGTACACCGGAACAG GTGGCAGAAGAGGAATATCTCATCCAGGAGCTGAGAAAGATTGAAACAAGAAAGAAGGAACGGGAGAAGAAAGCTCAGGATCTGCAGAAGCTCATAAAGGCAGCCGACACCACCACGGAGCTGAGACGAGCAGAAAAGAGGGTTTCTAAAAAGAAACTGCCGCAAAAAAGAGAGACTGAGAAACCG GCCGTCCCGGAGACCGCAGGCATCAAATTTCCAGATTTTAAATCTTCTGGAGTTACACTGCGTAGTCAGAGG ATGAAATTGCCAAGCTCAGTGGGCCAGAAGAAGATCAAGGCAATTGAGCAGATTCTTGCGGAACAAGGAGTCG ATCTCAACCCCATGCCCACAGAGGAGATTGTCCAGATGTTCAACGAGCTGCGGAGCGACCTGGTGCTGCTCTACGAGCTGAAGCAGGCCCACAGCAACTGTGAGTACGAGCAGCAGATGCTGCGTCACCGCTACGAAGCCCTGCTGAAGGCCGGCAGCGCAGGAGCGTGCGGCGGGCTTGCCGCCGCCGCATCGCAGGGCATCGACGCCGGGGGCGCCAACAGCAACGTGGCATCCACTCTGGTGGGCGAATCCCAGGCGTGGCCCAACACAGACGACATCAAGGTCGAAGCCAAGGAGCAGATCATCGACGTGGTGGGAGCTCCGCTGACCCCCAACTCG CGCAAACGGAGAGAATCAGCATCCAGCTCTTCCTCGGTGAAGAAGGTGAAGAAGCCCTGA